One Brassica napus cultivar Da-Ae chromosome C2, Da-Ae, whole genome shotgun sequence DNA window includes the following coding sequences:
- the LOC106428526 gene encoding putative defensin-like protein 263, which produces MFFYKRRQPNLTLTQSKETNKQKSFEVIQLAMEKTSLKFVFLFTISVIAFCSSLVDAREMAKEEVNCLCGKCPDGKENCEAPIMDSYETDVSCRRDNECIKYCPKGFKIVNCSFGTCFCER; this is translated from the exons atgtttttctataaaagaagACAACCCAATTTAACACTTACACaatcaaaagaaacaaacaaacaaaaaagttttGAGGTTATACAATTAGCAATGGAGAAAACGTCTCTCAAGTTTGTCTTCCTCTTCACCATCTCAGTCATAGCATTTT GTTCTTCTTTGGTTGATGCGAGAGAGATGGCCAAGGAAGAAGTGAATTGCCTCTGTGGAAAATGTCCTGATGGAAAGGAGAACTGTGAAGCACCTATAATGGACAGTTACGAGACTGATGTGTCTTGCCGTAGAGACAATGAATGCATCAAGTACTGTCCTAAAGGCTTCAAGATTGTAAACTGCAGCTTTGGAACCTGTTTCTGTGAGCGTTAA